A genomic window from Buteo buteo chromosome 13, bButBut1.hap1.1, whole genome shotgun sequence includes:
- the MAP2K1 gene encoding dual specificity mitogen-activated protein kinase kinase 1 isoform X1 yields MPKKKPGPIQLNPAPDGSAVNGTSSAETNLEALQKKLEELELDEQQRKRLEAFLTQKQKVGELKDDDFEKISELGAGNGGVVFKVSHKPSGLIMARKLIHLEIKPAIRNQIIRELQVLHECNSPYIVGFYGAFYSDGEISICMEHMDGGSLDQVLKKAGRIPEQILGKVSIAVIKGLTYLREKHKIMHRDVKPSNILVNSRGEIKLCDFGVSGQLIDSMANSFVGTRSYMSPERLQGTHYSVQSDIWSMGLSLVEMAIGRYPIPPPDSKELELMFGCPVEGDSPVTETSPRQRTPGRPVSSYGPDSRPPMAIFELLDYIVNEPPPKLPNGVFGSEFQDFVNKCLIKNPAERADLKQLMIHAFIKRSEAEEVDFAGWLCSTIGLNQPSTPTHAAGV; encoded by the exons GACAAATTTGGAAGCACTTCAGAAGAAGCTGGAAGAACTAGAGTTGGATGAACAGCAACGAAAGCGCCTTGAAGCTTTCCTTACCCAGAAACAAAAAGTTGGAGAGCTGAAGGATGATGACTTTGAGAAGATCAGTGAGCTGGGAGCAGGAAATGGTGGTGTGGTCTTCAAAGTATCTCACAAGCCTTCTGGTCTCATAATGGCAAGAAAG TTAATTCATCTAGAGATCAAGCCGGCTATTCGAAACCAGATCATTCGTGAGCTGCAAGTTCTACACGAGTGCAACTCTCCATACATAGTGGGCTTTTATGGAGCTTTTTACAGTGATGGAGAAATCAGCATTTGCATGGAACATATG GATGGTGGCTCCTTGGATCAAGTACTGAAAAAGGCTGGAAGAATTCCAGAGCAGATACTGGGCAAAGTTAGCATTGCG GTAATAAAAGGACTCACATATCTGAgggaaaagcataaaataatgcACAGAG atgttaaACCATCTAACATTTTGGTAAACTCTAGAGGTGAAATCAAGCTTTGTGATTTTGGTGTCAGTGGACAACTGATAGATTCTATGGCAAACTCGTTTGTTGGCACACGCTCCTACATGTCT CCGGAAAGACTACAGGGAACTCATTATTCGGTGCAATCAGATATATGGAGTATGGGGTTGTCACTGGTAGAAATGGCTATTGGCAGATACCCGATTCCTCCTCCTGACTCTAAGGAGCTTGAATTAATGTTTGGCTGCCCAGTAGAGGGAGATTCTCCAGTCACAGAGACCTCGCCCCGGCAAAGAACACCTGGTCGACCAGTGAGCT CCTACGGACCAGACAGCAGACCCCCAATGGCAATCTTTGAACTTCTTGATTACATCGTCAATGAG ccacCTCCAAAACTGCCCAATGGTGTTTTTGGTTCTGAATTTCAAGATTTTGTTAACAAATG tttaattaaaaacccTGCTGAGAGAGCTGATTTGAAGCAGCTGATG ATTCATGCTTTCATTAAGAGGTCTGAAGCGGAGGAGGTGGATTTTGCGGGGTGGCTTTGTTCAACCATAGGCCTTAACCAACCGAGTACACCCACGCATGCTGCTGGAGTCTGA
- the SNAPC5 gene encoding snRNA-activating protein complex subunit 5: MLSRLQELRKEEETLLRVKAALHDQLTRLKVEELALQSMIRSREENVTVSSSAVAEETHKTLGQMDNEAAINQTELHLSLQDDEEEEEEEEEEESDS; this comes from the exons ATGCTGAGCCGCCTGCAGGAGCTGCGCAAGGAGGAGGAGACGCTGCTGCGGGTGAAGGCGGCGCTGCACGACCAGCTCACGCGCCTCAAG GTGGAAGAGCTGGCGCTGCAGTCTATGATCAGGTCCAGAGAGGAGAACGTTACCGTCTCTTCGTCAGCTGTCGCAGAGGAGACTCACAAA ACGCTTGGGCAGATGGACAACGAGGCTGCTATCAATCAAACTGAATTACACCTAAGTCTTcaagatgatgaagaggaggaggaggaagaggaggaggaggaatctgattcttga
- the RPL4 gene encoding large ribosomal subunit protein uL4, protein MACARPLISVYSEKGEASGKNVTLPAVFKAPIRPDVVNFVHTNLRKNNRQPYAVSELAGHQTSAESWGTGRAVARIPRVRGGGTHRSGQGAFGNMCRGGRMFAPTKTWRRWHRRVNTTQKRYAICSALAASALPALVMSKGHRIEEIPELPLVVEDKVESYKKTKEAVLLLKKLKAWNDIKKVYASQRMRAGKGKMRNRRRIQRRGPCIIYNEDNGIIRAFRNIPGITLLDVNKLNLLRLAPGGHVGRFCIWTESAFRKLDDLYGTWRKAATLKSDYNLPMHKMTNTDIGRIMRSQEIQKALRAPKKKIRRRVLKKNPLKNLRIMIKLNPYAKTMRRNTILRHAQNHKLKEEKKAKAKLAAKVPAEPKAETAAKTAAKAKAEA, encoded by the exons aTG gcttGTGCTCGACCGTTAATATCCGTCTACTCTGAGAAGGGGGAAGCGTCAGGCAAAAATGTCACCTTGCCTGCTGTGTTCAAGGCTCCCATTCGCCCCGATGTTGTGAACTTCGTTCACACCAATTTGCGCAAGAACAACAGGCAGCCCTACGCTGTCAGTGAACTTGCAG GTCATCAGACCAGTGCCGAATCTTGGGGTACTGGGAGAGCCGTTGCTCGTATTCCTCGAGTACGAGGTGGTGGAACTCACCGCTCTGGCCAGGGTGCCTTTGGAAAT ATGTGTCGTGGAGGCCGCATGTTTGCCCCAACCAAGACTTGGCGGCGCTGGCACCGTAGAGTGAATACAACTCAAAAACGTTATGCCATCTGTTCCGCTCTGGCAGCGTCTGCTCTCCCAGCACTGGTCATGTCTAAAG GCCACCGCATTGAGGAGATTCCAGAACTTCCTCTGGTTGTTGAGGACAAAGTTGAGAGTTACAAGAAAACCAAGGAAGCTGTTCTCCTTCTTAAGAAGCTTAAAGCTTGGAATGACATCAAAAAG gTTTATGCCTCCCAGCGTATGCGGGCCGGAAAGGGTAAAATGAGGAATCGCCGTCGCATCCAGCGCAGGGGACCCTGCATCATCTACAACGAGGACAACGGTATCATTAGAGCTTTCCGGAATATCCCAG gaaTTACTCTTCTCGACGTGAACAAGCTGAACCTGCTGAGACTTGCTCCTGGGGGCCACGTTGGGCGTTTCTGCATTTGGACAGAAAGCGCCTTCCGCAAGCTGGATGATTTGTACGGCACCTGGCGCAAAGCTGCTACACTGAAGAGCGACTATAA CCTGCCAATGCATAAGATGACCAATACGGACATTGGAAGAATCATGAGAAGCCAGGAAATCCAGAAGGCACTGCGTGCTCCAAA GAAGAAGATTCGCCGCAGAGTCCTGAAGAAGAATCCACTGAAGAATCTGAGAATCATGATCAAGCTGAACCCCTATGCCAAAACGATGCGACGCAACACCATTCTGCGCCACGCGCAAAAT cataaacttaaggaagagaagaaagccaAGGCCAAGCTCGCGGCCAAGGTCCCGGCGGAGCCCAAGGCAGAGACCGCAGCCAAGACTGCTGCGAAGGCCAAGGCCGAAGCCTAA
- the MAP2K1 gene encoding dual specificity mitogen-activated protein kinase kinase 1 isoform X2: protein MARKLIHLEIKPAIRNQIIRELQVLHECNSPYIVGFYGAFYSDGEISICMEHMDGGSLDQVLKKAGRIPEQILGKVSIAVIKGLTYLREKHKIMHRDVKPSNILVNSRGEIKLCDFGVSGQLIDSMANSFVGTRSYMSPERLQGTHYSVQSDIWSMGLSLVEMAIGRYPIPPPDSKELELMFGCPVEGDSPVTETSPRQRTPGRPVSSYGPDSRPPMAIFELLDYIVNEPPPKLPNGVFGSEFQDFVNKCLIKNPAERADLKQLMIHAFIKRSEAEEVDFAGWLCSTIGLNQPSTPTHAAGV, encoded by the exons ATGGCAAGAAAG TTAATTCATCTAGAGATCAAGCCGGCTATTCGAAACCAGATCATTCGTGAGCTGCAAGTTCTACACGAGTGCAACTCTCCATACATAGTGGGCTTTTATGGAGCTTTTTACAGTGATGGAGAAATCAGCATTTGCATGGAACATATG GATGGTGGCTCCTTGGATCAAGTACTGAAAAAGGCTGGAAGAATTCCAGAGCAGATACTGGGCAAAGTTAGCATTGCG GTAATAAAAGGACTCACATATCTGAgggaaaagcataaaataatgcACAGAG atgttaaACCATCTAACATTTTGGTAAACTCTAGAGGTGAAATCAAGCTTTGTGATTTTGGTGTCAGTGGACAACTGATAGATTCTATGGCAAACTCGTTTGTTGGCACACGCTCCTACATGTCT CCGGAAAGACTACAGGGAACTCATTATTCGGTGCAATCAGATATATGGAGTATGGGGTTGTCACTGGTAGAAATGGCTATTGGCAGATACCCGATTCCTCCTCCTGACTCTAAGGAGCTTGAATTAATGTTTGGCTGCCCAGTAGAGGGAGATTCTCCAGTCACAGAGACCTCGCCCCGGCAAAGAACACCTGGTCGACCAGTGAGCT CCTACGGACCAGACAGCAGACCCCCAATGGCAATCTTTGAACTTCTTGATTACATCGTCAATGAG ccacCTCCAAAACTGCCCAATGGTGTTTTTGGTTCTGAATTTCAAGATTTTGTTAACAAATG tttaattaaaaacccTGCTGAGAGAGCTGATTTGAAGCAGCTGATG ATTCATGCTTTCATTAAGAGGTCTGAAGCGGAGGAGGTGGATTTTGCGGGGTGGCTTTGTTCAACCATAGGCCTTAACCAACCGAGTACACCCACGCATGCTGCTGGAGTCTGA